A window from Melitaea cinxia chromosome 5, ilMelCinx1.1, whole genome shotgun sequence encodes these proteins:
- the LOC123653643 gene encoding cerebellar degeneration-related protein 2-like isoform X1: protein MTEENEQCDSFNSWELNGLNSLDLWDYTVELECLQGTEDLQLAAELGKTLLERNKELETALRQHQNVIEDQAQEIEYLTKQTVALREVNDSRLRIYEQLEVSIQDLERANHRLAVDHSADKKHIKTLCSNIEGLENKCEELQKTVDNLNAQLEIVRRRAERKPENEKPKEKEQKPAEVTISNNKNVNITPQKSIAPLPELTKEDEDLLRLSDELRENKVAFAQEQRRVTELEEQLASVIQENNRLQEQLRNWHQRDDEPKSMHEEFSILEEVRQGQLCIRCLRGMERDDMSSILDGDDDDRSAISSLILTPGQQSPREDHVTNKLVKFDNAKEKLLQGIWANKEDGHDNPYRELVQKYEALLEVQLSQVKNIRKNKSNSFPSAQTQSGPISLQDELQTSGDYTQFSVKDTDEESGHGEEAQKDNMQKKVESTSRKKIIQTPDFSEAETSSSGFSDETSNKATQTERERPGSFLCTIADGEDYRFSIYDDASPMDSRFRNRPEYRELFKEIFTILKKAAENKDDGEQLPLLDDTTIGKVPPVTPATEELPGNLTDDTQSVLSSVMSEQSIPVSDITAPDTPTLKEKEQPIPEPVKKPEGKRNKTENKKEKPVVENVSEKPKDTEKEREKEKEEEEEKEKEKAKEKEKEKEQDKERVLTPLVRQPLEYIAATRKKSRHRNRKHSQDRQGADSPVFPSPPKITYQKSSNKKRRDYRPIEISPLVKTSEAEWNGSTLQFYNRNLNSPTPSVSGRTGKIYQGWNSETDSWDIKQSTASQEIHKLRKLELSYAEVLRNADKTKNRRKKHQ, encoded by the exons ATTTGCAGCTAGCGGCTGAACTCGGAAAGACACTTTTGGAACGAAACAAAGAATTAGAAACTGCGTTACGTCAACACCAAAATGTTATTGAAGATCAAGCACAAGAAATCGAA TACCTAACGAAGCAGACAGTAGCATTGCGCGAAGTAAATGACTCAAGACTGCGAATATACGAGCAACTAGAAGTGAGCATCCAAGATTTGGAGCGCGCAAATCACAGGCTAGCCGTCGACCATTCTGCCGACAAGAAGCATATTAAGAC attatgCAGCAACATTGAAGGTTTAGAAAACAAATGCGAAGAACTCCAAAAAACCGTAGACAATTTGAATGCCCAATTAGAAATCGTGCGACGGCGTGCGGAACGAAAACCTGAAAATGAAAAACCCAAAGAAAAAGAACAAAAGCCTGCGGAGGTAACAATATCCAACAATAAGAATGTTAATATTACACCACAAAAATCAATAGCACCTCTTCCTGAACTAACAAAAGAGGATGAAGACTTATTGAGGCTAAGTGATGAGTTAAGAGAAAATAAAGTCGCATTCGCTCAAGAACAAAGAAGAGTAACCGAGCTAGAAGAACAATTAGCATCGGTGATACAAGAGAATAATAGACTGCAAGAACAGCTTCGAAATTGGCATCAAAGAGATGACGAACCTAAATCAATGCATGAAGAATTCTCAATCCTTGAAGAAGTTAG ACAAGGCCAGCTTTGTATCAGATGTCTTAGAGGAATGGAACGTGACGATATGTCTTCCATTCTCGATGGGGACGACGATGATAGAAGCGCTATCAGTTCCCTTATCCTTACCCCTGGTCAACAAAGTCCAAGAGAAGATCACGTCACCAATAAACTTGTCAAATTCGAC AATGCTAAGGAAAAGCTACTCCAAGGTATATGGGCTAACAAAGAAGATGGGCATGATAACCCATACAGAGAGCTGGTACAGAAATACGAAGCTCTGCTTGAAGTTCAATTATCACAGGTGAAAAACATAAGAAAGAACAAATCAAATTCATTTCCCAGCGCACAAACTCAATCCGGGCCTATCTCACTTCAAGACGAATTGCAAACATCTGGTGACTATACCCAATTTAGCGTCAAAGACACAGATGAAGAGAGTGGGCACGGAGAAGAAGCACAGAAAGACAACATGCAAAAGAAAGTCGAGTCAACATCTCGCAAGAAGATCATCCAAACTCCTGACTTTTCTGAAGCAGAAACGTCAAGTTCCGGCTTCTCAGATGAAACCAGTAATAAAGCCACTCAGACAGAACGCGAGAGGCCTGGTTCCTTTTTATGTACGATTGCAGATGGTGAAGACTACCGCTTCAGCATTTATGATGATGCTAGTCCAATGGACAGCCGTTTCCGCAACAGGCCTGAATATCGTGAATTGTTCAAggaaatatttactattttgaaAAAGGCGGCTGAAAATAAAGACGACGGAGAACAGCTACCATTACTTGATGATACAACTATAGGAAAAGTACCACCAGTGACCCCTGCTACGGAGGAACTTCCCGGCAACTTAACTGATGATACACAAAGCGTATTGTCGTCTGTAATGTCTGAACAATCGATTCCAGTATCTGATATTACTGCTCCGGATACGCCTACACTCAAAGAAAAGGAACAACCTATTCCTGAGCCTGTGAAAAAGCCTGAAGGTAAACGGAACAAAacggaaaataaaaaagaaaaacctgTAGTTGAGAATGTCAGCGAAAAACCAAAGGATACTGAAAaggaaagagagaaagaaaaagaagaggaagaagagaaagaaaaggaaaaagcgaaagaaaaggaaaaagaaaaagagcAAGATAAGGAACGTGTTCTGACACCGCTGGTGCGCCAACCATTAGAGTACATTGCAGCTACTAGAAAGAAGTCCAGACATCGCAACCGCAAACACAGCCAAGATCGACAAGGAGCTGACTCTCCCGTGTTCCCATCGCCACCTAAAATTACATACCAGAAGTCTTCGAACAAAAAGAGACGAGACTACAGGCCTATCGAAATAAGCCCACTTGTGAAAACGTCTGAAGCTGAATGGAATGGATCTACTCTTCAATTCTACAATAGAAACTTGAATTCCCCTACACCCAGTGTAAGCGGCCGGACGGGCAAAATCTACCAAGGCTGGAACTCGGAAACTGATTCTTGGGATATCAAACAAAGTACTGCATCTCAGGAGATACACAAATTGAGGAAACTGGAACTTTCCTACGCCGAAGTACTGCGAAATgctgataaaacaaaaaataggcGTAAGAAACACCAATGa
- the LOC123653643 gene encoding cerebellar degeneration-related protein 2-like isoform X3, with the protein MASFEDLSYDWSTLCQDCPECWTASDLQLAAELGKTLLERNKELETALRQHQNVIEDQAQEIEYLTKQTVALREVNDSRLRIYEQLEVSIQDLERANHRLAVDHSADKKHIKTLCSNIEGLENKCEELQKTVDNLNAQLEIVRRRAERKPENEKPKEKEQKPAEVTISNNKNVNITPQKSIAPLPELTKEDEDLLRLSDELRENKVAFAQEQRRVTELEEQLASVIQENNRLQEQLRNWHQRDDEPKSMHEEFSILEEVRQGQLCIRCLRGMERDDMSSILDGDDDDRSAISSLILTPGQQSPREDHVTNKLVKFDNAKEKLLQGIWANKEDGHDNPYRELVQKYEALLEVQLSQVKNIRKNKSNSFPSAQTQSGPISLQDELQTSGDYTQFSVKDTDEESGHGEEAQKDNMQKKVESTSRKKIIQTPDFSEAETSSSGFSDETSNKATQTERERPGSFLCTIADGEDYRFSIYDDASPMDSRFRNRPEYRELFKEIFTILKKAAENKDDGEQLPLLDDTTIGKVPPVTPATEELPGNLTDDTQSVLSSVMSEQSIPVSDITAPDTPTLKEKEQPIPEPVKKPEGKRNKTENKKEKPVVENVSEKPKDTEKEREKEKEEEEEKEKEKAKEKEKEKEQDKERVLTPLVRQPLEYIAATRKKSRHRNRKHSQDRQGADSPVFPSPPKITYQKSSNKKRRDYRPIEISPLVKTSEAEWNGSTLQFYNRNLNSPTPSVSGRTGKIYQGWNSETDSWDIKQSTASQEIHKLRKLELSYAEVLRNADKTKNRRKKHQ; encoded by the exons ATTTGCAGCTAGCGGCTGAACTCGGAAAGACACTTTTGGAACGAAACAAAGAATTAGAAACTGCGTTACGTCAACACCAAAATGTTATTGAAGATCAAGCACAAGAAATCGAA TACCTAACGAAGCAGACAGTAGCATTGCGCGAAGTAAATGACTCAAGACTGCGAATATACGAGCAACTAGAAGTGAGCATCCAAGATTTGGAGCGCGCAAATCACAGGCTAGCCGTCGACCATTCTGCCGACAAGAAGCATATTAAGAC attatgCAGCAACATTGAAGGTTTAGAAAACAAATGCGAAGAACTCCAAAAAACCGTAGACAATTTGAATGCCCAATTAGAAATCGTGCGACGGCGTGCGGAACGAAAACCTGAAAATGAAAAACCCAAAGAAAAAGAACAAAAGCCTGCGGAGGTAACAATATCCAACAATAAGAATGTTAATATTACACCACAAAAATCAATAGCACCTCTTCCTGAACTAACAAAAGAGGATGAAGACTTATTGAGGCTAAGTGATGAGTTAAGAGAAAATAAAGTCGCATTCGCTCAAGAACAAAGAAGAGTAACCGAGCTAGAAGAACAATTAGCATCGGTGATACAAGAGAATAATAGACTGCAAGAACAGCTTCGAAATTGGCATCAAAGAGATGACGAACCTAAATCAATGCATGAAGAATTCTCAATCCTTGAAGAAGTTAG ACAAGGCCAGCTTTGTATCAGATGTCTTAGAGGAATGGAACGTGACGATATGTCTTCCATTCTCGATGGGGACGACGATGATAGAAGCGCTATCAGTTCCCTTATCCTTACCCCTGGTCAACAAAGTCCAAGAGAAGATCACGTCACCAATAAACTTGTCAAATTCGAC AATGCTAAGGAAAAGCTACTCCAAGGTATATGGGCTAACAAAGAAGATGGGCATGATAACCCATACAGAGAGCTGGTACAGAAATACGAAGCTCTGCTTGAAGTTCAATTATCACAGGTGAAAAACATAAGAAAGAACAAATCAAATTCATTTCCCAGCGCACAAACTCAATCCGGGCCTATCTCACTTCAAGACGAATTGCAAACATCTGGTGACTATACCCAATTTAGCGTCAAAGACACAGATGAAGAGAGTGGGCACGGAGAAGAAGCACAGAAAGACAACATGCAAAAGAAAGTCGAGTCAACATCTCGCAAGAAGATCATCCAAACTCCTGACTTTTCTGAAGCAGAAACGTCAAGTTCCGGCTTCTCAGATGAAACCAGTAATAAAGCCACTCAGACAGAACGCGAGAGGCCTGGTTCCTTTTTATGTACGATTGCAGATGGTGAAGACTACCGCTTCAGCATTTATGATGATGCTAGTCCAATGGACAGCCGTTTCCGCAACAGGCCTGAATATCGTGAATTGTTCAAggaaatatttactattttgaaAAAGGCGGCTGAAAATAAAGACGACGGAGAACAGCTACCATTACTTGATGATACAACTATAGGAAAAGTACCACCAGTGACCCCTGCTACGGAGGAACTTCCCGGCAACTTAACTGATGATACACAAAGCGTATTGTCGTCTGTAATGTCTGAACAATCGATTCCAGTATCTGATATTACTGCTCCGGATACGCCTACACTCAAAGAAAAGGAACAACCTATTCCTGAGCCTGTGAAAAAGCCTGAAGGTAAACGGAACAAAacggaaaataaaaaagaaaaacctgTAGTTGAGAATGTCAGCGAAAAACCAAAGGATACTGAAAaggaaagagagaaagaaaaagaagaggaagaagagaaagaaaaggaaaaagcgaaagaaaaggaaaaagaaaaagagcAAGATAAGGAACGTGTTCTGACACCGCTGGTGCGCCAACCATTAGAGTACATTGCAGCTACTAGAAAGAAGTCCAGACATCGCAACCGCAAACACAGCCAAGATCGACAAGGAGCTGACTCTCCCGTGTTCCCATCGCCACCTAAAATTACATACCAGAAGTCTTCGAACAAAAAGAGACGAGACTACAGGCCTATCGAAATAAGCCCACTTGTGAAAACGTCTGAAGCTGAATGGAATGGATCTACTCTTCAATTCTACAATAGAAACTTGAATTCCCCTACACCCAGTGTAAGCGGCCGGACGGGCAAAATCTACCAAGGCTGGAACTCGGAAACTGATTCTTGGGATATCAAACAAAGTACTGCATCTCAGGAGATACACAAATTGAGGAAACTGGAACTTTCCTACGCCGAAGTACTGCGAAATgctgataaaacaaaaaataggcGTAAGAAACACCAATGa
- the LOC123653643 gene encoding cerebellar degeneration-related protein 2-like isoform X2: protein MDVAKDKSAFHDDFGDDDFNSRRCMLDDLQLAAELGKTLLERNKELETALRQHQNVIEDQAQEIEYLTKQTVALREVNDSRLRIYEQLEVSIQDLERANHRLAVDHSADKKHIKTLCSNIEGLENKCEELQKTVDNLNAQLEIVRRRAERKPENEKPKEKEQKPAEVTISNNKNVNITPQKSIAPLPELTKEDEDLLRLSDELRENKVAFAQEQRRVTELEEQLASVIQENNRLQEQLRNWHQRDDEPKSMHEEFSILEEVRQGQLCIRCLRGMERDDMSSILDGDDDDRSAISSLILTPGQQSPREDHVTNKLVKFDNAKEKLLQGIWANKEDGHDNPYRELVQKYEALLEVQLSQVKNIRKNKSNSFPSAQTQSGPISLQDELQTSGDYTQFSVKDTDEESGHGEEAQKDNMQKKVESTSRKKIIQTPDFSEAETSSSGFSDETSNKATQTERERPGSFLCTIADGEDYRFSIYDDASPMDSRFRNRPEYRELFKEIFTILKKAAENKDDGEQLPLLDDTTIGKVPPVTPATEELPGNLTDDTQSVLSSVMSEQSIPVSDITAPDTPTLKEKEQPIPEPVKKPEGKRNKTENKKEKPVVENVSEKPKDTEKEREKEKEEEEEKEKEKAKEKEKEKEQDKERVLTPLVRQPLEYIAATRKKSRHRNRKHSQDRQGADSPVFPSPPKITYQKSSNKKRRDYRPIEISPLVKTSEAEWNGSTLQFYNRNLNSPTPSVSGRTGKIYQGWNSETDSWDIKQSTASQEIHKLRKLELSYAEVLRNADKTKNRRKKHQ, encoded by the exons ATTTGCAGCTAGCGGCTGAACTCGGAAAGACACTTTTGGAACGAAACAAAGAATTAGAAACTGCGTTACGTCAACACCAAAATGTTATTGAAGATCAAGCACAAGAAATCGAA TACCTAACGAAGCAGACAGTAGCATTGCGCGAAGTAAATGACTCAAGACTGCGAATATACGAGCAACTAGAAGTGAGCATCCAAGATTTGGAGCGCGCAAATCACAGGCTAGCCGTCGACCATTCTGCCGACAAGAAGCATATTAAGAC attatgCAGCAACATTGAAGGTTTAGAAAACAAATGCGAAGAACTCCAAAAAACCGTAGACAATTTGAATGCCCAATTAGAAATCGTGCGACGGCGTGCGGAACGAAAACCTGAAAATGAAAAACCCAAAGAAAAAGAACAAAAGCCTGCGGAGGTAACAATATCCAACAATAAGAATGTTAATATTACACCACAAAAATCAATAGCACCTCTTCCTGAACTAACAAAAGAGGATGAAGACTTATTGAGGCTAAGTGATGAGTTAAGAGAAAATAAAGTCGCATTCGCTCAAGAACAAAGAAGAGTAACCGAGCTAGAAGAACAATTAGCATCGGTGATACAAGAGAATAATAGACTGCAAGAACAGCTTCGAAATTGGCATCAAAGAGATGACGAACCTAAATCAATGCATGAAGAATTCTCAATCCTTGAAGAAGTTAG ACAAGGCCAGCTTTGTATCAGATGTCTTAGAGGAATGGAACGTGACGATATGTCTTCCATTCTCGATGGGGACGACGATGATAGAAGCGCTATCAGTTCCCTTATCCTTACCCCTGGTCAACAAAGTCCAAGAGAAGATCACGTCACCAATAAACTTGTCAAATTCGAC AATGCTAAGGAAAAGCTACTCCAAGGTATATGGGCTAACAAAGAAGATGGGCATGATAACCCATACAGAGAGCTGGTACAGAAATACGAAGCTCTGCTTGAAGTTCAATTATCACAGGTGAAAAACATAAGAAAGAACAAATCAAATTCATTTCCCAGCGCACAAACTCAATCCGGGCCTATCTCACTTCAAGACGAATTGCAAACATCTGGTGACTATACCCAATTTAGCGTCAAAGACACAGATGAAGAGAGTGGGCACGGAGAAGAAGCACAGAAAGACAACATGCAAAAGAAAGTCGAGTCAACATCTCGCAAGAAGATCATCCAAACTCCTGACTTTTCTGAAGCAGAAACGTCAAGTTCCGGCTTCTCAGATGAAACCAGTAATAAAGCCACTCAGACAGAACGCGAGAGGCCTGGTTCCTTTTTATGTACGATTGCAGATGGTGAAGACTACCGCTTCAGCATTTATGATGATGCTAGTCCAATGGACAGCCGTTTCCGCAACAGGCCTGAATATCGTGAATTGTTCAAggaaatatttactattttgaaAAAGGCGGCTGAAAATAAAGACGACGGAGAACAGCTACCATTACTTGATGATACAACTATAGGAAAAGTACCACCAGTGACCCCTGCTACGGAGGAACTTCCCGGCAACTTAACTGATGATACACAAAGCGTATTGTCGTCTGTAATGTCTGAACAATCGATTCCAGTATCTGATATTACTGCTCCGGATACGCCTACACTCAAAGAAAAGGAACAACCTATTCCTGAGCCTGTGAAAAAGCCTGAAGGTAAACGGAACAAAacggaaaataaaaaagaaaaacctgTAGTTGAGAATGTCAGCGAAAAACCAAAGGATACTGAAAaggaaagagagaaagaaaaagaagaggaagaagagaaagaaaaggaaaaagcgaaagaaaaggaaaaagaaaaagagcAAGATAAGGAACGTGTTCTGACACCGCTGGTGCGCCAACCATTAGAGTACATTGCAGCTACTAGAAAGAAGTCCAGACATCGCAACCGCAAACACAGCCAAGATCGACAAGGAGCTGACTCTCCCGTGTTCCCATCGCCACCTAAAATTACATACCAGAAGTCTTCGAACAAAAAGAGACGAGACTACAGGCCTATCGAAATAAGCCCACTTGTGAAAACGTCTGAAGCTGAATGGAATGGATCTACTCTTCAATTCTACAATAGAAACTTGAATTCCCCTACACCCAGTGTAAGCGGCCGGACGGGCAAAATCTACCAAGGCTGGAACTCGGAAACTGATTCTTGGGATATCAAACAAAGTACTGCATCTCAGGAGATACACAAATTGAGGAAACTGGAACTTTCCTACGCCGAAGTACTGCGAAATgctgataaaacaaaaaataggcGTAAGAAACACCAATGa